One genomic window of Molothrus aeneus isolate 106 chromosome 22, BPBGC_Maene_1.0, whole genome shotgun sequence includes the following:
- the DRD2 gene encoding D(2) dopamine receptor isoform X4, giving the protein MDPLNLSWYDGDRNWSRALNASEAAQKPHYNYYAVLLALLIFIIVFGNVLVCMAVSRERALQTTTNYLIVSLAVADLLVATLCMPWVVYMEVVGEWRFSRIHCDIFVTLDVMMCTASILNLCAISIDRYTAVAMPMLYNTRYSSKRRVTVMIAVVWVLSFAISCPLLFGLNNTDEKECIIGNPAFVVYSSIVSFYVPFMVTLLVYVQIYIVLRRRRKRVSTKRSSHVLDSDTQAPLKAPLSSPGKVEKNGHAKDSHHTAKVFEIHSLPNGKTRNLLKAVIRRKLSQQKEKKATQMLAIVLGVFIICWLPFFITHILNMHCDCNIPPAMYSAFTWLGYVNSAVNPIIYTTFNIEFRKAFMKILHC; this is encoded by the exons ATGGATCCCCTCAACCTCTCGTGGTACGACGGGgacaggaactggagcagggcCCTGAACGCCTCGGAGGCGGCGCAGAAGCCACACTACAACTACTACGCCGTGCTGCTGGCCctcctcatcttcatcatcGTCTTTGGCAACGTCCTGGTGTGCATGGCAGTGTCCAGGGAGAGGGCCCTGCAGACCACCACCAACTACCTGATCGTCAGCCTGGCCGTGGCGGACCTGCTGGTGGCCACGCTCTGCATGCCCTGGGTGGTCTACATGGAG GTGGTTGGGGAGTGGCGGTTCAGCCGCATCCACTGCGATATCTTTGTCACCCTGGATGTCATGATGTGCACTGCCAGCATCCTCAACCTCTGTGCCATCAGCATTGACAG GTACACGGCCGTGGCCATGCCCATGCTCTACAACACCCGCTACAGCTCCAAGCGCAGGGTCACCGTCATGATTGCCGTGGTCTGGGTGCTCTCCTTTGCCATCTCCTGCCCGCTCCTCTTCGGCCTCAACAACACAG ATGAGAAGGAGTGCATCATTGGCAACCCTGCCTTCGTGGTGTACTCGTCCATCGTGTCCTTCTACGTGCCCTTCATGGTGACGCTGCTGGTGTACGTGCAGATCTACATCGTGCTGCGGCGGCGCAGGAAGCGCGTCAGCACCAAGCGCAGCAGCCACGTGCTGGACTCGGACACGCAGGCCCCCCTGAAG GcacccctgagcagccctgggaaggtgGAGAAGAATGGCCATGCCAAAGATTCCCACCACACAGCCAAGGTCTTCGAGATCCACTCCCTGCCCAACGGCAAGACGAGGAACTTGCTCAAGGCCGTGATCAGGAGGAAACTGTCccagcagaaggagaagaaagccACGCAGATGCTGGCCATCGTGCTCG gtGTTTTCATCATCTGCTGGCTCCCCTTCTTCATCACTCACATCCTGAACATGCACTGCGACTGCAACATCCCGCCGGCCATGTACAGCGCCTTCACGTGGCTCGGCTACGTCAACAGCGCTGTCAACCCCATTATCTACACCACCTTCAACATCGAGTTTCGCAAGGCTTTCATGAAGATCCTCCACTGCTAA
- the DRD2 gene encoding D(2) dopamine receptor isoform X2 codes for MDPLNLSWYDGDRNWSRALNASEAAQKPHYNYYAVLLALLIFIIVFGNVLVCMAVSRERALQTTTNYLIVSLAVADLLVATLCMPWVVYMEVVGEWRFSRIHCDIFVTLDVMMCTASILNLCAISIDRYTAVAMPMLYNTRYSSKRRVTVMIAVVWVLSFAISCPLLFGLNNTDEKECIIGNPAFVVYSSIVSFYVPFMVTLLVYVQIYIVLRRRRKRVSTKRSSHVLDSDTQAPLKEAESHIEEMEMEMVSSTSPPEKTALKPTAPSNHQLIVPVASNRGNNSTLQAPLSSPGKVEKNGHAKDSHHTAKVFEIHSLPNGKTRNLLKAVIRRKLSQQKEKKATQMLAIVLGVFIICWLPFFITHILNMHCDCNIPPAMYSAFTWLGYVNSAVNPIIYTTFNIEFRKAFMKILHC; via the exons ATGGATCCCCTCAACCTCTCGTGGTACGACGGGgacaggaactggagcagggcCCTGAACGCCTCGGAGGCGGCGCAGAAGCCACACTACAACTACTACGCCGTGCTGCTGGCCctcctcatcttcatcatcGTCTTTGGCAACGTCCTGGTGTGCATGGCAGTGTCCAGGGAGAGGGCCCTGCAGACCACCACCAACTACCTGATCGTCAGCCTGGCCGTGGCGGACCTGCTGGTGGCCACGCTCTGCATGCCCTGGGTGGTCTACATGGAG GTGGTTGGGGAGTGGCGGTTCAGCCGCATCCACTGCGATATCTTTGTCACCCTGGATGTCATGATGTGCACTGCCAGCATCCTCAACCTCTGTGCCATCAGCATTGACAG GTACACGGCCGTGGCCATGCCCATGCTCTACAACACCCGCTACAGCTCCAAGCGCAGGGTCACCGTCATGATTGCCGTGGTCTGGGTGCTCTCCTTTGCCATCTCCTGCCCGCTCCTCTTCGGCCTCAACAACACAG ATGAGAAGGAGTGCATCATTGGCAACCCTGCCTTCGTGGTGTACTCGTCCATCGTGTCCTTCTACGTGCCCTTCATGGTGACGCTGCTGGTGTACGTGCAGATCTACATCGTGCTGCGGCGGCGCAGGAAGCGCGTCAGCACCAAGCGCAGCAGCCACGTGCTGGACTCGGACACGCAGGCCCCCCTGAAG GAGGCAGAGAGTCACATAGAAGAGATGGAAATGGAGATGGTGTCCAGTACCAGTCCCCCTGAGAAAACGGCCCTCAAACCCACAGCACCAAGTAACCACCAGTTGATTGTGCCAGTTGCTTCTAATCGGGGCAACAACTCTACCCTGCAGGcacccctgagcagccctgggaaggtgGAGAAGAATGGCCATGCCAAAGATTCCCACCACACAGCCAAGGTCTTCGAGATCCACTCCCTGCCCAACGGCAAGACGAGGAACTTGCTCAAGGCCGTGATCAGGAGGAAACTGTCccagcagaaggagaagaaagccACGCAGATGCTGGCCATCGTGCTCG gtGTTTTCATCATCTGCTGGCTCCCCTTCTTCATCACTCACATCCTGAACATGCACTGCGACTGCAACATCCCGCCGGCCATGTACAGCGCCTTCACGTGGCTCGGCTACGTCAACAGCGCTGTCAACCCCATTATCTACACCACCTTCAACATCGAGTTTCGCAAGGCTTTCATGAAGATCCTCCACTGCTAA
- the DRD2 gene encoding D(2) dopamine receptor isoform X1: MDPLNLSWYDGDRNWSRALNASEAAQKPHYNYYAVLLALLIFIIVFGNVLVCMAVSRERALQTTTNYLIVSLAVADLLVATLCMPWVVYMEVVGEWRFSRIHCDIFVTLDVMMCTASILNLCAISIDRYTAVAMPMLYNTRYSSKRRVTVMIAVVWVLSFAISCPLLFGLNNTDEKECIIGNPAFVVYSSIVSFYVPFMVTLLVYVQIYIVLRRRRKRVSTKRSSHVLDSDTQAPLKDKCTHPEDVKLCTVIVKSNGSFQVNKRKVEAESHIEEMEMEMVSSTSPPEKTALKPTAPSNHQLIVPVASNRGNNSTLQAPLSSPGKVEKNGHAKDSHHTAKVFEIHSLPNGKTRNLLKAVIRRKLSQQKEKKATQMLAIVLGVFIICWLPFFITHILNMHCDCNIPPAMYSAFTWLGYVNSAVNPIIYTTFNIEFRKAFMKILHC; this comes from the exons ATGGATCCCCTCAACCTCTCGTGGTACGACGGGgacaggaactggagcagggcCCTGAACGCCTCGGAGGCGGCGCAGAAGCCACACTACAACTACTACGCCGTGCTGCTGGCCctcctcatcttcatcatcGTCTTTGGCAACGTCCTGGTGTGCATGGCAGTGTCCAGGGAGAGGGCCCTGCAGACCACCACCAACTACCTGATCGTCAGCCTGGCCGTGGCGGACCTGCTGGTGGCCACGCTCTGCATGCCCTGGGTGGTCTACATGGAG GTGGTTGGGGAGTGGCGGTTCAGCCGCATCCACTGCGATATCTTTGTCACCCTGGATGTCATGATGTGCACTGCCAGCATCCTCAACCTCTGTGCCATCAGCATTGACAG GTACACGGCCGTGGCCATGCCCATGCTCTACAACACCCGCTACAGCTCCAAGCGCAGGGTCACCGTCATGATTGCCGTGGTCTGGGTGCTCTCCTTTGCCATCTCCTGCCCGCTCCTCTTCGGCCTCAACAACACAG ATGAGAAGGAGTGCATCATTGGCAACCCTGCCTTCGTGGTGTACTCGTCCATCGTGTCCTTCTACGTGCCCTTCATGGTGACGCTGCTGGTGTACGTGCAGATCTACATCGTGCTGCGGCGGCGCAGGAAGCGCGTCAGCACCAAGCGCAGCAGCCACGTGCTGGACTCGGACACGCAGGCCCCCCTGAAG GACAAATGCACTCATCCAGAAGACGTCAAGCTCTGCACAGTTATTGTGAAGTCCAATGGGAGCTTCCAAGTTAATAAGCGCAAAGTG GAGGCAGAGAGTCACATAGAAGAGATGGAAATGGAGATGGTGTCCAGTACCAGTCCCCCTGAGAAAACGGCCCTCAAACCCACAGCACCAAGTAACCACCAGTTGATTGTGCCAGTTGCTTCTAATCGGGGCAACAACTCTACCCTGCAGGcacccctgagcagccctgggaaggtgGAGAAGAATGGCCATGCCAAAGATTCCCACCACACAGCCAAGGTCTTCGAGATCCACTCCCTGCCCAACGGCAAGACGAGGAACTTGCTCAAGGCCGTGATCAGGAGGAAACTGTCccagcagaaggagaagaaagccACGCAGATGCTGGCCATCGTGCTCG gtGTTTTCATCATCTGCTGGCTCCCCTTCTTCATCACTCACATCCTGAACATGCACTGCGACTGCAACATCCCGCCGGCCATGTACAGCGCCTTCACGTGGCTCGGCTACGTCAACAGCGCTGTCAACCCCATTATCTACACCACCTTCAACATCGAGTTTCGCAAGGCTTTCATGAAGATCCTCCACTGCTAA
- the DRD2 gene encoding D(2) dopamine receptor isoform X3, with translation MDPLNLSWYDGDRNWSRALNASEAAQKPHYNYYAVLLALLIFIIVFGNVLVCMAVSRERALQTTTNYLIVSLAVADLLVATLCMPWVVYMEVVGEWRFSRIHCDIFVTLDVMMCTASILNLCAISIDRYTAVAMPMLYNTRYSSKRRVTVMIAVVWVLSFAISCPLLFGLNNTDEKECIIGNPAFVVYSSIVSFYVPFMVTLLVYVQIYIVLRRRRKRVSTKRSSHVLDSDTQAPLKDKCTHPEDVKLCTVIVKSNGSFQVNKRKVAPLSSPGKVEKNGHAKDSHHTAKVFEIHSLPNGKTRNLLKAVIRRKLSQQKEKKATQMLAIVLGVFIICWLPFFITHILNMHCDCNIPPAMYSAFTWLGYVNSAVNPIIYTTFNIEFRKAFMKILHC, from the exons ATGGATCCCCTCAACCTCTCGTGGTACGACGGGgacaggaactggagcagggcCCTGAACGCCTCGGAGGCGGCGCAGAAGCCACACTACAACTACTACGCCGTGCTGCTGGCCctcctcatcttcatcatcGTCTTTGGCAACGTCCTGGTGTGCATGGCAGTGTCCAGGGAGAGGGCCCTGCAGACCACCACCAACTACCTGATCGTCAGCCTGGCCGTGGCGGACCTGCTGGTGGCCACGCTCTGCATGCCCTGGGTGGTCTACATGGAG GTGGTTGGGGAGTGGCGGTTCAGCCGCATCCACTGCGATATCTTTGTCACCCTGGATGTCATGATGTGCACTGCCAGCATCCTCAACCTCTGTGCCATCAGCATTGACAG GTACACGGCCGTGGCCATGCCCATGCTCTACAACACCCGCTACAGCTCCAAGCGCAGGGTCACCGTCATGATTGCCGTGGTCTGGGTGCTCTCCTTTGCCATCTCCTGCCCGCTCCTCTTCGGCCTCAACAACACAG ATGAGAAGGAGTGCATCATTGGCAACCCTGCCTTCGTGGTGTACTCGTCCATCGTGTCCTTCTACGTGCCCTTCATGGTGACGCTGCTGGTGTACGTGCAGATCTACATCGTGCTGCGGCGGCGCAGGAAGCGCGTCAGCACCAAGCGCAGCAGCCACGTGCTGGACTCGGACACGCAGGCCCCCCTGAAG GACAAATGCACTCATCCAGAAGACGTCAAGCTCTGCACAGTTATTGTGAAGTCCAATGGGAGCTTCCAAGTTAATAAGCGCAAAGTG GcacccctgagcagccctgggaaggtgGAGAAGAATGGCCATGCCAAAGATTCCCACCACACAGCCAAGGTCTTCGAGATCCACTCCCTGCCCAACGGCAAGACGAGGAACTTGCTCAAGGCCGTGATCAGGAGGAAACTGTCccagcagaaggagaagaaagccACGCAGATGCTGGCCATCGTGCTCG gtGTTTTCATCATCTGCTGGCTCCCCTTCTTCATCACTCACATCCTGAACATGCACTGCGACTGCAACATCCCGCCGGCCATGTACAGCGCCTTCACGTGGCTCGGCTACGTCAACAGCGCTGTCAACCCCATTATCTACACCACCTTCAACATCGAGTTTCGCAAGGCTTTCATGAAGATCCTCCACTGCTAA